Proteins found in one Methylobacter sp. S3L5C genomic segment:
- the aroK gene encoding shikimate kinase AroK — MTRSENIYLVGLMGAGKTTIGRQLAKSLTVPFYDSDKAIEESTGVDIPTIFEFEGEEGFRDREQKMIQQLTELEGIVLATGGGAILRDENRRLLKENGFIVYLQCSVERILERTRRDTQRPLLKTDNPKERIENLFAQREHLYLSCADFIIDTGVMQSKAVVTSILEEYRSANR, encoded by the coding sequence ATGACAAGATCAGAAAATATATATTTAGTTGGCCTTATGGGTGCGGGAAAAACCACGATAGGTCGTCAGTTGGCAAAATCACTGACTGTACCTTTTTACGATAGTGATAAAGCCATTGAAGAAAGCACAGGAGTAGATATTCCCACTATTTTTGAGTTTGAAGGGGAAGAAGGTTTTAGGGATCGTGAACAAAAAATGATTCAGCAACTGACCGAGCTCGAAGGCATTGTATTGGCCACCGGTGGTGGTGCAATTTTACGTGATGAAAATCGTCGCTTATTAAAAGAAAATGGTTTTATTGTCTATTTACAATGTTCAGTAGAAAGAATATTAGAGCGGACACGAAGAGATACACAGCGACCTTTATTAAAAACAGATAATCCCAAAGAGCGTATAGAAAATTTATTCGCACAGCGTGAGCATCTTTATTTATCATGTGCCGACTTCATAATTGATACCGGCGTCATGCAAAGCAAAGCCGTTGTTACCAGTATCCTTGAAGAATATAGATCCGCTAACCGTTAA
- the aroB gene encoding 3-dehydroquinate synthase — protein sequence MKKLLVELGNRSYPIYIGSDLLNQTELYTQHIKARQVIVVTNTTIAPLYLNKVLKNLSEFDVETIILPDGEQFKTLETVSRIFDKLLLGKFSRNATLIALGGGVIGDMGGFAAACYQRGIAFLQIPTTLLAQVDSSVGGKTGVNHPLGKNMIGAFYQPQCVIADADVLDTLDDRQLSAGLAEVIKYGLIRDPEFFEWLENNINALLARDKQALAYAIERSCLNKAEIVSEDETETGVRAILNLGHTFGHAIETGAGYGTYLHGEAIAIGTCQAADLSRKKGWLNHTDVERIINLFKKCNLPVCPPEQLDSERFLELMAVDKKNINGQIRLILLTKIGAATLPIDVDKTLLIQTLKTYGR from the coding sequence ATGAAAAAATTACTGGTAGAATTGGGTAACCGAAGTTATCCAATTTATATAGGCTCAGATTTATTAAATCAAACAGAACTATACACACAACATATTAAAGCCCGCCAGGTTATTGTGGTGACCAATACAACCATTGCCCCTTTGTATTTGAATAAGGTTTTAAAAAACTTGTCTGAATTTGATGTCGAGACAATCATATTGCCTGATGGCGAGCAATTTAAAACTTTAGAAACTGTTTCGCGTATTTTTGATAAATTATTGCTTGGTAAATTTAGTCGTAATGCAACATTAATCGCTTTAGGCGGCGGCGTGATTGGCGACATGGGTGGCTTTGCAGCAGCTTGTTACCAACGGGGTATTGCTTTTTTGCAAATACCCACGACATTGCTGGCCCAAGTAGATTCTTCAGTCGGTGGAAAAACCGGCGTTAACCATCCGTTGGGTAAGAACATGATTGGTGCTTTTTATCAGCCCCAATGTGTTATTGCCGATGCCGATGTTTTAGATACATTAGATGATCGCCAATTATCAGCAGGTTTGGCTGAAGTTATTAAATATGGCTTGATCAGGGATCCCGAATTTTTCGAGTGGCTGGAGAATAACATTAACGCCTTATTAGCCAGAGACAAACAAGCGTTGGCTTATGCCATTGAACGGTCATGTCTTAATAAAGCCGAGATTGTTTCTGAAGATGAAACTGAAACCGGCGTTAGGGCAATCTTAAATTTAGGCCATACTTTTGGTCATGCCATTGAAACCGGTGCAGGTTATGGTACCTATCTCCATGGCGAAGCAATTGCGATAGGGACCTGTCAGGCAGCAGATCTATCCAGAAAAAAAGGCTGGTTAAATCATACAGATGTAGAAAGAATCATTAATTTATTTAAAAAATGTAATTTACCTGTCTGTCCACCGGAACAACTTGATTCGGAACGGTTTTTAGAGCTGATGGCAGTTGACAAAAAAAATATTAATGGTCAAATCAGGCTTATTTTATTAACAAAAATAGGGGCTGCCACGCTACCTATTGATGTCGATAAAACATTATTAATTCAGACACTTAAAACCTATGGCAGATAA
- a CDS encoding AAA family ATPase, with protein sequence MADNDTVKYHEKKSLIDQQSRVFHSLITQERTQKLELVIHLLSNSNQALVVCGPSGIGKSTLLSILQERKLDSWLYCPILGNTGLNFEKIQERIISAITDNKSRQKSRSLSGAFGLLESQHKKIVLVIDEAGYLPPGLINTIISYVQEQLVLQVIFVLTHDDLSIKNSSDSAIDDCHLIEIPPLSEKQCGEFLQYLAIKPRSPIAFNGISDAMIETVYLETHGIPGRIIGNLPKLKNTGKNNNSLWVLIAGVLGLIILALCIQWFSSSEYNSKPLQATPSNTQ encoded by the coding sequence ATGGCAGATAATGATACTGTTAAGTATCATGAAAAAAAATCATTGATTGATCAGCAGTCCAGGGTTTTTCACTCCTTAATCACTCAGGAGCGGACTCAAAAGCTTGAATTAGTCATTCACCTACTATCCAATTCAAATCAGGCTCTTGTTGTTTGCGGTCCGTCAGGTATCGGTAAATCAACATTACTAAGTATATTGCAAGAACGCAAGCTTGATTCGTGGCTGTATTGTCCAATCTTGGGCAATACAGGGTTAAATTTCGAAAAGATTCAGGAACGGATAATTAGCGCCATTACTGATAATAAGTCCAGGCAAAAAAGTCGGAGTTTATCAGGCGCTTTTGGGCTACTTGAAAGTCAACACAAAAAAATAGTTTTAGTCATTGATGAAGCCGGATATTTACCGCCAGGCCTGATCAATACAATAATTAGCTATGTACAAGAACAGCTTGTTTTACAAGTTATTTTTGTGCTGACACACGATGACTTGTCTATAAAAAACAGCTCGGACAGTGCCATTGATGATTGTCACTTAATTGAAATACCACCCTTGTCAGAAAAACAATGTGGTGAATTTTTACAGTACCTGGCTATAAAACCCCGTTCACCGATAGCGTTTAACGGCATTAGTGATGCTATGATAGAAACTGTTTATCTGGAAACACACGGTATTCCGGGCAGAATTATCGGTAACTTGCCTAAGTTGAAAAATACCGGCAAAAATAATAACTCGTTATGGGTTCTTATTGCCGGAGTGCTGGGACTAATTATTTTAGCGCTATGTATTCAATGGTTTAGTTCTTCTGAATATAACAGCAAACCGTTACAGGCAACACCTTCGAATACTCAGTAA
- the hemE gene encoding uroporphyrinogen decarboxylase: protein MTALKNDIFIRALLKQPVDRTPVWMMRQAGRYLPEYRKLREQAGSFLNLCTNPELACEATMQPLRRFDFDAAILFSDILTIPDAMGLGLYFTEGEGPRFKYPVKTAADIKKLPIPDPDIDLRYVVDAVRLIRKTLQGSVPLIGFSGSPWTLATYMVEGGSSKSFQKVKGLMYEQPKLLHAMLDKLAQSVAAYLNAQIEAGAQAVMLFDTWGGMLTSEDYIEFSLYYAKQIRALLKTDVNGQQIPAILFTKGGGLWLEAMTDAGYDALGLDWQTDLQKARARVGDQVALQGNMDPVALYAQPEIITEKVKAILQKYGSGSGHVFNLGHGILPDINPDHVKAMVDAVHKYSPVYHQ, encoded by the coding sequence ATGACAGCATTAAAAAACGACATCTTTATCAGAGCTCTTTTAAAACAACCTGTAGATCGTACACCGGTATGGATGATGCGTCAGGCAGGAAGATATTTACCGGAATACAGAAAACTTAGGGAACAAGCAGGTAGTTTTTTAAATCTATGTACCAATCCCGAATTAGCTTGTGAAGCGACCATGCAACCTCTGCGGCGCTTTGATTTTGATGCCGCTATTTTATTCTCGGATATATTGACTATTCCTGATGCTATGGGATTAGGACTTTATTTTACCGAGGGTGAAGGTCCCCGATTTAAATATCCAGTAAAAACAGCTGCCGATATTAAAAAATTGCCCATTCCTGATCCGGATATCGATTTGCGTTACGTAGTTGATGCAGTTCGATTAATCAGGAAAACATTACAAGGCAGTGTACCGTTAATCGGTTTTTCAGGAAGTCCCTGGACCTTGGCAACTTATATGGTCGAAGGTGGCAGCAGCAAAAGCTTTCAAAAAGTTAAAGGTTTGATGTATGAACAACCCAAGCTACTACATGCCATGCTCGATAAACTGGCCCAATCGGTAGCAGCCTACCTGAATGCCCAGATTGAAGCAGGTGCCCAGGCAGTCATGTTATTTGATACTTGGGGCGGGATGTTGACATCAGAGGATTATATTGAATTTTCATTATATTACGCCAAACAAATCAGAGCCTTACTTAAAACCGATGTTAACGGACAACAAATTCCTGCCATTTTATTTACCAAAGGTGGCGGACTTTGGCTGGAAGCCATGACTGACGCGGGTTATGATGCACTGGGGCTGGATTGGCAGACAGATTTACAAAAAGCACGTGCCAGGGTCGGTGACCAAGTTGCTTTGCAGGGTAATATGGATCCAGTCGCACTTTACGCACAACCAGAAATCATTACTGAAAAAGTAAAAGCCATTTTACAAAAATACGGTTCCGGTTCCGGGCATGTTTTCAATTTGGGTCATGGTATTTTACCGGATATTAATCCTGATCATGTTAAAGCCATGGTTGATGCGGTACATAAATACAGTCCTGTTTATCATCAATAG
- a CDS encoding DUF411 domain-containing protein: MKILNSFLVMSLLIFNTGIKADVTDADDKPVDIVVYRSPSCECCGKWLEHLKKNNFTVKDIVTGDVQAVKTKYGVSESMASCHTAVVNGYVVEGHVPANDIMTLLKTKPKLAGIAVPGMPKGTPGMEMGDKKDSYKVMSFDKENHYEVFNSYQGTQ; encoded by the coding sequence ATGAAAATATTAAATAGTTTTCTGGTCATGTCTTTGCTTATTTTTAATACGGGCATTAAGGCCGACGTAACTGATGCCGATGATAAACCGGTTGATATTGTAGTATATAGAAGTCCAAGCTGTGAATGTTGTGGCAAGTGGCTGGAACATCTGAAAAAAAATAATTTTACCGTCAAGGACATCGTGACTGGTGATGTCCAAGCAGTAAAGACAAAATATGGCGTTTCAGAGTCGATGGCTTCCTGTCACACGGCAGTAGTTAACGGTTATGTCGTTGAAGGTCATGTACCTGCTAATGACATCATGACTCTGTTAAAAACCAAACCAAAATTAGCCGGTATTGCTGTTCCGGGAATGCCCAAAGGTACTCCTGGCATGGAAATGGGCGACAAAAAAGATTCCTATAAAGTAATGAGTTTTGATAAAGAAAACCACTATGAAGTTTTTAACAGCTATCAAGGAACGCAGTAA
- a CDS encoding transposase, which translates to MHDHWKVYFSYDGCEHVACNAHHLRELDYLEKQFQQTWAGEIATLLVNIKNTIAAFPSEQDSLSPKQIILFEQQYDGLVKKGLAENPYTEAKTPEGGTKKRGKL; encoded by the coding sequence GTGCATGACCATTGGAAAGTTTATTTCAGCTACGACGGTTGCGAACACGTTGCTTGCAATGCCCATCACCTAAGGGAACTGGATTATCTGGAAAAACAATTCCAACAAACTTGGGCGGGTGAGATAGCGACTTTATTGGTCAACATCAAAAACACCATAGCAGCCTTCCCGTCGGAACAAGACTCTTTAAGCCCCAAACAAATCATTTTATTTGAACAGCAATACGATGGACTGGTTAAAAAGGGCTTGGCAGAAAATCCTTACACAGAAGCAAAAACGCCGGAGGGTGGGACGAAAAAACGGGGCAAACTATAA
- a CDS encoding group II intron maturase-specific domain-containing protein has protein sequence MLQERFAVCGLELHPLKTRVVYCKNYRCKEDYPDVSFDFLGFTFRPRGAKSKEGGLFTGFVPAISNKAAKAIRQEVRGWALQKKSDKSLHDLARMFNAVIRGWIAYYGVFYRSALNPVWRHLNRKLVLWAARKFKHFRGHRQRAENWLLGVARSQPDLFAHWRLFYGMKLTG, from the coding sequence GTGTTGCAAGAACGGTTTGCAGTCTGTGGACTTGAGCTGCATCCTTTGAAGACCCGTGTGGTGTACTGTAAAAACTATCGGTGTAAAGAGGATTACCCGGACGTTTCGTTTGATTTTCTAGGGTTCACCTTCAGGCCTCGTGGAGCGAAAAGCAAAGAAGGTGGCTTATTCACCGGCTTTGTTCCGGCTATCAGTAATAAAGCAGCCAAAGCGATACGCCAGGAAGTTCGAGGGTGGGCGCTCCAGAAGAAAAGTGATAAGAGTCTGCACGATTTGGCAAGGATGTTTAATGCTGTGATACGCGGTTGGATAGCGTATTACGGGGTGTTCTATCGATCGGCATTAAATCCGGTTTGGAGACATTTGAATCGGAAACTTGTTTTGTGGGCAGCGCGGAAGTTTAAACACTTTCGTGGACACCGACAGCGAGCAGAGAATTGGTTGCTGGGCGTAGCCCGGAGTCAGCCTGATTTGTTTGCACACTGGCGATTATTTTATGGTATGAAATTGACTGGATAG
- a CDS encoding reverse transcriptase domain-containing protein codes for MAHYSLRDRGTPQGGVASPLLANLFLHYTFDMWMQRHYPEIPFERYADDGVLHCRS; via the coding sequence ATGGCACACTACAGCCTTAGAGACCGGGGAACCCCGCAAGGTGGAGTTGCTAGCCCCTTGTTGGCTAATTTGTTTCTGCATTACACATTTGATATGTGGATGCAGAGGCACTATCCCGAAATTCCGTTTGAGCGCTATGCCGATGATGGTGTTCTACATTGTCGGAGTTGA
- a CDS encoding reverse transcriptase domain-containing protein, whose amino-acid sequence MNPAKSFPITKHQVWEAYKRVKANRGGAGVDAQTLEKFDQDLGNNLYKLWNRMASGSYQPTPVKRVEIPKANGGTRPLGIPTVTDRIAQTVVKQVLEPELEKHFHPDSYGYRPGRSAHQALSVTRKRC is encoded by the coding sequence TTGAACCCGGCAAAATCGTTTCCTATTACCAAACATCAGGTGTGGGAAGCTTACAAACGAGTAAAAGCAAACCGTGGCGGAGCGGGAGTTGATGCACAGACACTGGAGAAGTTTGACCAGGATCTTGGTAACAATCTCTATAAGCTATGGAATCGGATGGCATCAGGCAGCTATCAGCCTACGCCGGTCAAGCGCGTCGAAATTCCCAAAGCCAATGGAGGAACCCGTCCTTTGGGCATTCCAACGGTGACGGATCGAATCGCCCAAACGGTGGTCAAGCAGGTACTGGAGCCGGAATTGGAGAAGCACTTCCATCCTGATTCCTATGGATACCGGCCAGGAAGATCAGCACATCAGGCATTGTCTGTGACGCGGAAGCGCTGCTAG
- a CDS encoding DUF6444 domain-containing protein has product MNIQISSHEEIQKVFAEGEEAILALFDKFEAQFKVLAEQLEIQAAAIKEIQAKAAKNSSNSSKPPSSDGDGKKPNGGQPGHKGTTLNPVEIPDEVEVHDKDCCRNCAVSLADVAVLKVEERQVFDIPAMKTIVTAHQATLKVCPECKTENKSDFPENVSQPVQYGYGVKTAATYFTTGHFIPIERTAQIFKDLFG; this is encoded by the coding sequence ATGAATATTCAAATATCCAGTCATGAAGAAATACAAAAAGTATTCGCCGAAGGCGAAGAGGCTATTTTGGCGTTATTTGACAAATTCGAAGCACAATTCAAGGTACTTGCCGAACAGTTAGAAATACAGGCTGCGGCAATAAAAGAAATTCAAGCAAAGGCGGCTAAGAATAGCAGTAACAGTTCAAAACCACCGTCAAGCGATGGTGACGGCAAAAAACCGAATGGCGGACAACCCGGACATAAGGGTACAACATTGAACCCAGTCGAAATCCCGGATGAAGTCGAAGTCCATGACAAAGACTGTTGCAGAAACTGCGCCGTTTCTTTGGCAGATGTTGCTGTGCTGAAGGTGGAGGAGCGGCAGGTTTTTGATATCCCTGCAATGAAAACCATCGTCACCGCACATCAAGCTACCCTTAAAGTCTGCCCTGAATGCAAAACCGAAAATAAAAGCGATTTTCCAGAAAATGTCAGCCAGCCCGTGCAGTATGGCTATGGAGTTAAAACGGCCGCCACTTATTTCACTACCGGGCATTTCATTCCTATTGAACGCACCGCGCAAATATTTAAGGATTTGTTCGGGTAA
- a CDS encoding ABC transporter permease has translation MHTSDLLVLSFRTITSQKLRSSLTALGLIIGIAAVVILTSIGRGIHTFVLAEFTQFGTNLVSVSPGKKSTFGLSGATISTVRPLNLGDAVSLSQLENIIAVVPLVQGNVRIEADNKQRRTNVLGVGASVPQVWKMKAVSGRFLPTGEETNPRAFAVLGNKLASELFGTNNPLGKRIRIGTDRYRIMGVMEKKGQLLGFDMDDTIYIPAAKALELFDRESLMQIDLLYKNSISVTSIQKSIKKLLISRHGMEDFTLVSQNQMLEKMDSILSILTLAVAALGSVSLVVGSVGILTIMTIAVSERISEIGLLRALGAERRTIFQLFLWEALTLSMVGGTFGVLLGLFIVQILDAMLPALPVQIAWGYIAMAFMVSLLIGIVAGVIPAMKAAKLEPLEALRTE, from the coding sequence ATGCATACTTCCGATTTATTGGTTTTGTCATTTCGAACCATCACCAGTCAGAAGTTACGTTCCTCATTAACGGCTTTGGGCTTGATTATCGGCATCGCTGCGGTGGTTATTCTAACGTCCATAGGACGCGGGATTCATACTTTTGTACTCGCTGAATTTACTCAGTTTGGGACTAATCTGGTGAGTGTTTCTCCCGGAAAAAAAAGCACTTTTGGTTTGTCAGGTGCAACAATAAGCACGGTTAGACCACTAAATTTGGGAGATGCAGTCAGTTTGAGCCAACTGGAAAACATTATTGCCGTAGTACCGTTAGTGCAGGGTAATGTTCGTATTGAAGCGGACAACAAGCAGCGAAGAACCAATGTTCTGGGGGTTGGTGCCTCAGTGCCCCAAGTCTGGAAAATGAAAGCCGTCAGTGGGCGATTTTTACCTACCGGTGAGGAAACTAATCCGCGTGCTTTTGCCGTGTTGGGCAATAAGTTAGCCAGTGAGTTGTTTGGCACTAATAATCCGCTCGGTAAACGAATCAGAATTGGCACTGACCGGTATCGGATTATGGGGGTGATGGAAAAAAAAGGCCAATTATTGGGTTTTGATATGGATGACACGATCTATATTCCGGCAGCAAAGGCATTGGAACTGTTCGATAGGGAAAGTTTGATGCAAATTGATTTACTCTATAAAAACAGTATTTCTGTTACCAGCATACAAAAATCCATTAAAAAATTATTGATTTCGCGGCATGGTATGGAAGATTTTACTTTGGTTTCACAAAACCAAATGCTGGAAAAAATGGATTCTATCTTGAGTATTTTAACCTTGGCCGTAGCCGCTTTAGGTAGTGTTTCTTTAGTGGTTGGGTCAGTTGGTATTCTGACAATAATGACCATAGCAGTGTCTGAAAGAATTTCAGAAATTGGTTTGCTACGAGCTTTAGGGGCAGAGCGACGGACTATTTTTCAGTTGTTTTTATGGGAGGCGCTGACGCTTAGTATGGTCGGTGGAACTTTTGGCGTATTACTGGGCCTGTTTATCGTGCAAATTCTTGATGCCATGCTTCCTGCTTTACCTGTGCAAATCGCTTGGGGGTATATCGCCATGGCTTTTATGGTGTCATTACTTATTGGCATTGTCGCCGGTGTTATTCCGGCAATGAAAGCGGCCAAACTGGAACCATTAGAAGCTTTGCGCACCGAGTGA
- a CDS encoding ABC transporter permease encodes MLFKDTLVQAFGAISAQRLRAALIILAMSIGIASVIVLTALGESARSYIVNEFESLGTHLMIVLPGRNETTGGHPPLFSETPRDLTLDDAEALFRSYHIAAVAPLTIGSAPVSTQGLERETNIFGSTYALRRVRHLTMAQGSFLPKMDANKALSVCVIGQTIREQLFSDQKALGQWLRINDRRFLVIGVLASEGQSIGVDFDEMVIIPVASAQALFNTHSLFRILIEAKSKQSMYQAVDEITGIIKARHEGEDDITIITQDSVVNTFDKILTALTLTVVSIAGISLVVAGVLVMNVMLVSVTQRTAEVGLLKALGATQRQLQWLFLTEATMLSLAGALLGMALGLAGITVLTTLYPDFPIQLPGWALLAALAVSLFTGLLFGVLPARKAAKLNPVVALGKR; translated from the coding sequence ATGTTGTTTAAAGACACTTTAGTCCAAGCCTTTGGTGCAATCAGTGCCCAGCGTTTACGTGCGGCACTCATTATTCTGGCAATGAGTATCGGTATCGCTTCCGTAATTGTACTAACTGCGCTGGGAGAAAGTGCCCGTAGTTATATTGTTAACGAGTTTGAATCGCTGGGGACTCATCTGATGATTGTTTTGCCGGGACGTAATGAAACAACAGGCGGGCATCCACCGCTGTTTAGTGAAACACCTAGAGACCTGACTTTGGATGATGCCGAGGCACTGTTTCGTAGTTATCATATTGCCGCTGTTGCGCCACTGACTATTGGTTCTGCGCCGGTTTCAACTCAAGGACTGGAGCGGGAAACCAACATATTTGGTTCGACTTATGCACTAAGACGTGTGCGTCATTTAACCATGGCACAAGGCAGTTTTTTACCTAAAATGGATGCCAACAAAGCCTTGTCAGTTTGTGTTATTGGCCAAACGATACGCGAGCAATTATTTTCCGATCAGAAGGCTCTTGGGCAATGGCTGCGAATTAATGATCGGCGTTTTTTGGTGATCGGGGTATTGGCATCCGAAGGGCAGTCTATTGGTGTTGATTTTGATGAGATGGTGATTATTCCGGTGGCTTCTGCACAGGCTTTATTCAACACCCATTCATTATTTCGGATTTTGATCGAAGCCAAATCCAAACAATCCATGTATCAAGCAGTTGATGAAATTACCGGTATTATAAAAGCCCGTCATGAAGGTGAAGATGATATCACCATCATTACCCAGGATAGTGTCGTCAATACTTTTGATAAAATATTAACGGCGTTGACGCTGACTGTGGTCAGTATTGCCGGTATAAGTCTGGTTGTTGCCGGCGTTTTGGTGATGAATGTCATGTTGGTCAGCGTTACCCAGCGCACCGCTGAAGTTGGTTTGCTAAAAGCCTTGGGAGCAACCCAACGTCAATTACAGTGGCTGTTTTTAACAGAAGCCACGATGTTATCATTGGCAGGTGCTTTGTTGGGAATGGCTTTGGGTCTGGCAGGTATTACTGTACTAACGACTCTTTACCCCGATTTCCCCATTCAATTACCGGGTTGGGCGCTGCTGGCCGCATTGGCTGTGTCGTTGTTTACCGGTCTGTTATTTGGCGTATTGCCGGCCAGAAAAGCAGCAAAGCTTAATCCCGTTGTCGCATTGGGCAAGCGATAA
- a CDS encoding ABC transporter ATP-binding protein — protein MIQLENIHRYFQVGEQTVHALNDITLTINKGEYVSVMGPSGSGKSTLLNVIALLDKPSTGSYRLNNLNVTLHSDDELAKVRRENLGFVFQFFHLIPRLSAAENVEMPMILAGIAVKERKQRVADALASVNLQDRSSHRPDQLSGGQLQRVAIARAMIMRPEILLADEPTGNLDSKSGMEIIELLENLNQRGVTLVIITHDQTLGDRAQRKIRIVDGQIAY, from the coding sequence ATGATACAGCTGGAAAACATACACCGCTATTTTCAGGTCGGGGAACAAACCGTTCATGCCTTAAATGACATTACTCTAACCATTAACAAGGGTGAGTATGTATCAGTTATGGGACCGTCAGGTTCAGGTAAATCGACCTTGTTAAATGTTATTGCTCTGCTTGATAAACCTTCCACTGGCAGTTACCGGTTAAATAATCTGAATGTTACCCTGCATAGTGATGATGAACTTGCCAAAGTTCGGCGCGAAAATTTGGGTTTTGTATTTCAGTTTTTTCATTTAATCCCGCGTTTATCGGCTGCTGAAAATGTTGAAATGCCGATGATTTTAGCCGGTATCGCCGTTAAAGAGCGTAAACAAAGAGTAGCCGATGCGTTGGCTTCTGTCAATCTGCAAGATCGCTCCAGTCACAGACCTGATCAGCTTTCTGGTGGACAGCTTCAGCGTGTTGCTATTGCCCGGGCCATGATCATGCGACCCGAGATATTATTGGCAGATGAGCCTACCGGTAATCTTGACAGTAAATCCGGAATGGAAATTATCGAGCTATTGGAAAACCTTAATCAGCGGGGCGTAACCTTGGTGATTATTACTCATGATCAAACCTTGGGTGATCGGGCACAACGAAAAATTCGTATCGTTGATGGACAGATAGCGTACTGA
- a CDS encoding efflux RND transporter periplasmic adaptor subunit, with protein sequence MVSKKLLVIVGVIAMVAVFFFTKQPKLIDVEIVQLEKGEVRATISNTRVGTVKACRRSFLAPATGGQVAKLHVRKGDSVKQNQLLMEVWNKDLKAQVKLHGFQIRANQATAEQVCQLAAVAEREAQRMILQRKHDIVSEEVFDAKTTEARAKRATCNASLATIAVSEANREVVQAAVERSLVLAPFDGRVAEINVEIGEYVTPSPPGIPTLPAIDLLDISCLYVSAPIDEVDAPKIRTGMSACVSLDAFAEKRCSGTVTRIAPYVLEKEKQARTVEVEVKLTDPNDIKDLLPGYSADIEILLASKQQALIVPAEAVLENNRVLLMQDDGLLVEREFKPGLANWNAEEVLSGLNVGDKVVLSVGRDGVVAGAYAHQQK encoded by the coding sequence ATGGTCAGTAAAAAACTGCTGGTTATCGTCGGCGTTATTGCGATGGTGGCGGTTTTTTTCTTTACTAAACAACCCAAGCTGATTGACGTTGAAATAGTTCAACTTGAAAAAGGTGAGGTAAGGGCAACAATTTCCAATACTCGGGTAGGAACGGTTAAAGCTTGTCGACGTTCTTTTCTGGCACCTGCGACAGGTGGACAAGTTGCCAAGCTTCATGTCAGGAAAGGTGATAGTGTTAAGCAAAACCAATTGCTAATGGAAGTATGGAACAAGGACCTGAAAGCGCAGGTAAAATTACACGGGTTTCAGATCAGGGCTAATCAGGCGACTGCCGAACAGGTCTGTCAGTTGGCGGCTGTTGCTGAACGCGAAGCTCAACGCATGATCCTGCAACGAAAACATGATATTGTTTCTGAAGAAGTCTTTGATGCCAAAACAACAGAGGCAAGAGCCAAACGGGCCACTTGCAATGCATCATTAGCGACTATTGCTGTTAGTGAGGCAAATCGCGAGGTGGTTCAGGCCGCCGTTGAACGCTCTCTGGTTTTAGCGCCTTTTGATGGCAGGGTTGCCGAAATCAATGTTGAAATCGGTGAGTATGTTACCCCATCGCCTCCCGGTATCCCAACTTTGCCAGCCATTGATTTATTAGATATCAGTTGTTTATATGTGTCCGCACCGATTGATGAAGTTGATGCCCCAAAAATAAGAACCGGTATGAGTGCTTGTGTGTCCCTTGATGCTTTTGCCGAAAAACGTTGCTCTGGAACGGTAACCCGTATTGCACCGTATGTTTTGGAAAAAGAAAAGCAGGCACGTACCGTTGAGGTCGAGGTTAAATTAACTGATCCAAATGATATCAAGGACTTATTGCCAGGTTATAGTGCGGATATTGAAATCTTGTTGGCCAGTAAGCAACAGGCACTTATAGTTCCCGCTGAGGCGGTACTGGAAAATAATCGGGTATTGTTGATGCAGGATGATGGTTTATTGGTAGAACGTGAGTTCAAGCCGGGCTTGGCTAATTGGAATGCCGAAGAAGTATTATCGGGCCTGAATGTTGGCGATAAAGTGGTTTTGTCGGTTGGTCGGGATGGCGTTGTTGCGGGCGCTTATGCCCACCAGCAAAAATGA